ATGTTTTTAAGATAGTTAGAGCAAAAGGATTGATTTGAACTAGGGTCAGAAATTCTAGTTAGAGTTTTTACATATGTTCTATTTTCATTTCCACAGGAACGCCCGAATTCATGGCACCAGAAGTATACGAAGAGGACTATAATGAACTAGTTGACATATATTCCTTTGGTATGTGTGTATTAGAAATGGTTACATTTGAATATCCTTACAGTGAATGCAGCCATCCAGCACAAATCTACAAGAAAGTTTCTTCTGTAAGATTGATTTCTTTCTCGTTTTCTTTTGAAGTGTTGTTTCTTTCTGGAGTGGTGAAATATCATTGACATTTTACATCTCCAGGGGAAAAAACCAGATGCTTTGTATCAAGTGAACGATCCAGAAGTACGAGAATTCATTGAGAAATGCCTAGCAACGGTGTCTCTAAGACTCTCTGCAAGGGAGCTTCTGGATGATCCTTTTCTTCGAATTGATGATGACGAATATGATTTGAGATCGGTAGATGTTGAAGAGTTTGGTGACTTGGGTCCTCTCGTTTGTCAGTCATTCCTTTCACTCGACCGTAGCTATAGTAACATAAGTACTGAATATTCAAATGGGTTTGGGTATGAAGTAGATTGGTATTCTCAACCAGCTGAGATTGAACATGGAATTGAACTTTTCGAGTGCCATGACGATGAACCCTCCAAAGATGTTGACATAAGCATCAAAGGCAAGAAAAAAGACGACGGTGGCATCTTTTTGAGACTAAGAATGGCAGACAAAGAAGGTTGGAACCACAACTTTATTATATTGGTATTTTACTATCACGATTTATATATGTTAGGATTTAAGCTTGACAATTTGACTTATTCATGTCACAGGTCATATCCGAAACATTTATTTCCCATTCGACATAGAGTTGGACACAGCATTAAGCGTAGCAACTGAAATGGTTGCGGAACTAGATATTACAGATCAGGATGTTACCAGCATAGCTGGTATGATAGATGGAGAAATTGCTTCCTTGGTACCGGAATGGAGAACAGAACCAGGAATCGAGGAAACCACCAACTATGAAAATCAAAGTTTCTGCGACAATTGTGTGTCTAGTCATACTACAGTTACAGATTTTCTTTTACATAATGAAGGTGGAAAAAACTTGCAGCTTCGTCAATGCTGCACACACGGATGTACTTCAATGCACGGCCGGTTTGAGGAGATTACATACCCATCTGAGGAGTATGACGACAACCACATTAGCGAAGATACACCTAACATGTCAAGTGAATCAGACTTCTTGCAGTATCAGGAATCATGGGATCATCACGAAAGCCGTGAACTTAGTCCTGTAGAGTCTACTCGAAGCCATTCGGGTGAACAATATGAACTATTAGATAAATCACCGTTGACTGAAGATAAAAGAGAGGCTGTATGGGAAAACGGTTTCGCACCCAACGCAGGAAACTCCTTGACAAATTTATCAGGAAACAATTATTTGTCAACTGTTGATTCGCTATATTGTGGAGTCAAGAGCGATTATGAGAACGAGATCCAACATGAGTTGAGGTGGCTCAAagcaaaatatcaaatggaGTTAAGGGAACTTAGGGATAAACAATTGGATCTAGAAGCTAAATCTCCACATATTACTAGTAACCACGAAACAACAGCTGAAACAGTAAACGGATTCGATAACCGTATTCACTTTGATAATTACGGGAACTATGATTCTAGTTACCattctcaagaacacaagagcCACCCCAATTTGGACACCCGAAGGGCCCAAAATTGCGCGATGACATGTTCTGATGAAGATGTGGTAACTGCAAAGAGTTTTTACACAAGGTTATTGCTTCCAGATACACTACATAGAACTGTTTCCCTCCCTGTTGATGCTGTGGatgtataatataatacaatACAATGTGATGCACTCATTGAATTCTTCCGTAGATTATGTATATAGATACCACCCTTACAGAGGATATCTGAATTCATCATGccaccttttttgtttttggttttttttcttctaggaATTTAAATTACTTCCTGCAAGAAAACCAAATCATTTTCTTAAAAGTATGAATATATTGGTACAgtctatatttaaaaaaaataaattgttgggCGTAAATCAGGTATCTCTGCGCGCAACTACAAAGATTAATTTCTCGAGTCTTATGAGATCCAAATGGATGGTAAACTCTTCCCAAAGTTTTAACATTCCCATAGTTAGACTTGTATGATGTATAATAATGATGGAGTAAGTCTATGCAAATTTGGCAAAGTATTTTCCAGATTATTAGCGGGGAATGAGAAAATGTGTTGTGTGTTGACTGTTGAATTGCATTTATGTTTGTTACCAAAAGTCCAATTAGACGCTGTTATATTGTCGCATAAGGTTTAAGTTTAACTCAATTGACAAATATCAATATTGTTAGACCGAACACCTTTACTTAGAGTTTGAATTGGGTACTTCATAGTTATCTGTATGAATTTTAAGTGGTAAATGGGTGAAGTTGGTGCACATGGAGATTGAATTCAACCATATGGGTCTCTGTCTCTTTATCTTATAGTCAATTATCTTTGGCGATTCTTTCAAAACAAGGAGCATATTCAAGAGCTATGGTGCAACATGCAGATTGTTACGTATGTAGGTGCAGTGCAGCCTAACCTAATAATTGGACTTAAAAGTTATGATATTCCATCTCACaatgaaaaattgatatatttttaaaaattaaatcgAATTTGAACCATGATCTGTTTGATTTTTTGTGGGAGgactaaaacaaattttaaaaaaaatgtataaatataATGGTATAAGGACTGATCAAAATCCTCgtaaacttaactcagttggtagatatattacattattatatGCCGGACAAGCacaatttgaaaaagaaaaaaaaaaaactgatcaAATGATAAACAACCTTATTTTCTAGGAAGAAAAGCacaatttgaattttgagacttcaatttatttattggacaagaaaatataaatgagACTGAAAGAACTTTGACAAATGAGATAGCAATGAATAAatcaaattgttttatttttatagtttgGTTCAATGGTTCATTTACGTATGTCAGTTCTGACTATGCATTGGCCAATGAGAATGGTCTTTGATCACTTTTTGCTTTCCCATTAAGAGTACGTAGTACATTATTCCTTCTCAATCATGGATGAatgaataaatgaatgaatgTGTTGTTTTCAAAGGTAatcaattagtaattggacCCCAAAAAGGACAGTGAAATGAAAGGGTATTGTATTCTATTCTATTTTCTTCTACGTGTGCTTTCTGGATCATGCTTGCAAAACTAGACGTGATTCTGATCATAACTCCATTTGTCCAAAATAATCGACACTTCAAATTTTATGATTACAATAATTATAAGTCATTAGGGTTTGATTTAGTGGTGAGAAGTTTGGATAGTACGTTATAGTTCATGAGTTCGATCACCGACACATTATAAAtcgaaaaaaatattacaataatTATATTACGCATTTGATAAGGATAACATAGTAAAAAATGTTCTTATCGTAAAACAAAGTTTTATCTTTTAGGTTAATAAAATGTAGATCCCGGATACATTAAACATTCTATAAATCTAAGAGTATTACTATTATCTTTTTTATGTGTAaaattgttggaacaaagttcacattggtgtgtgaattgaaaataaatttgaatcTCATATCGGGTACTTGAACATAATAGTGtgttgtagcatactagtgtgtattttgaggaaataaataaataaattaagtttattatgatttattttccaTCAATTTGTAACCGTTAAATTTATAGGAGAATAACTCTTATTGATTGCTACACTAAGAAAACCTATGCTCTATAAGCGGTGgcctctattttttttgtgaatatcAAGTGAACAACAATATAAGAAGAACGGCCGTAGCCCGTAGCCCTTTTTGATACATGGATGAATCTTATACTAAAAACAAATATCACGGGTGCGGTAGATTGGTTGCTCTATCAGAATTGTGGTAGAGTTGTTGCTCTACTAGAATTGAAATTAAAGAGGTGCTTGCTATGACAAAGAATTCTTCTAATGAATATCTTGTGGCAATAATATGTTAGTGCTATACGTACTATCACTTCAGGTATTTTTAGTCCTTACTTTTGATGCGTGAATCAGTAATATTGTATTTTCTCTATAATAACATGCTATATTCATATTCATGAATTTCAATTGAAACTCATTTGATGTATAGAGTTTATAATTAACCatgtatatatacatatatattaagGAAACGTGAAAGGCTCCAACTTGTGTCAACTTGTTTTTCTATCAGTTGGATAAAAATTGTGTTAATGGTTAAATTGGAATTATGTTAACAATATGTGTGGTAATGTAAAATCAATCATACAAGTTGCTAGTATTATAATTTCGTGGtgcattttttcaatgaatcagGTACGTTGAAATTGTGTCATgttaaaattagaataaaagAATTTGTCGGTGTAGACACATAAATTAGTTCTTTTATTTGGTTATGCTAATAATTGTTTAGAGAAGAAAAAGTTTATTCTATGTATTATGTGATActgataatattattattattagtgttaatTGGTTTGAGAGTGATCAAAAtatcactagttccttcaaataaaTTATGGTCTTAATACCATTATCCCTTGGATTGAAGAttggtcttagtaccatattggaGTGACCTcagtgtcattatattgattgatattgtagtatcatcaatacatgtggtattgtagtaccacatgtggtatcgtagtaccattgattcatagattgaggttgtagcatcaatttgagtggtattgtagtaccaccgaatcaccgatgaatcatagattgatgttgtagcatcaattcgagtggtattgtagtatcattcaagaaggtgtattctttgaccgatttctaccgtgcagtagcatatcggtatacagttgtaactgggctgttttatcctggggacggcgtggttgatagtctgcttgcacgattttgggcagtgccacgaaacgtcttaaagagagcgacctagtccgcgactcaacccagtaatctcttcgatggttgtaaaaattatttttaacgggtttttaaaatctgaaaacaacaaaaattgtcaCTTATTATAGAAGGAATGGAGTAATATATATGGTCATAATGTCTAGTGACATTATTCAAGCTGCCCTACCTCCATTGatattttagttagttttttttattagaaaatatattttagtttgttttcttttttgcccTTGAGATTGTTGAGAAAACCACACACGTCAAATATTAACCCACATGTCCAAAATCTTGAAGAAACGTCTGCACATCatgaaaaataatagaataCATAAAGATTTTACATGTTTCATGCTTCAATACACAAGGATTTTGCCCCCTCCTGTCTCATTCTAAAAATAGAGCAAAACAAGATAGACTTTTTAAAACATGGATGAAAAAATTCAGATAAAATGGCACAAATCTCTTCTACCtaaattaaaatccaaatatataatatttaggCACATACACAAAAGAGACAccttttctaataaaaaaaattgattttgctttttgttgatatttgttattttgtgtGGCTAAACATTAAGAATTTAACTCTATTTCTCTCCTATTGTATGCTTGATATATGATATCATAAGAACAAATTTATTCTTCCTCCTCCCCCTCCTTTATACTCCCTCAGGTCCTTTTTATAaagaacaatttggaaaaaaaatttggtcctttttataagaaacaatcattaaatttattgttacaattccatttatacccttattaaattgtatcaaattaattcattccaaagttatgcattaattagaaaGAGAAGATTCCTTGGTCcgtgtgttttttccaaattacTCCTACTTTCTACATTGAAAATACTACTCTTACAACATTAAGCTATTAAAAAGAACAATTAGTAAACTAACCTTAAATTTAGAACAAGATTTTATGctgttgatttgtttttttctttttaggttAATGTTGATTTGTTGTTTGTGGTGGTCGGTGGAGTGAATGTGTTCTTGAAATCCTAATTATTTATGTTGTTCCTGTGCGTGTGCTCTTTTCAATTATTGTGCGTGTGTGTGCTCTTTCCAATAGCCTTATGCCACATGTTGTTGCTTACTGTGTGTTGATTAAGTTGGgccactttttttttccttgaacATAGCCataaatgatgttttctctttcgacccccctcatttcttttctaccctctgattttccatttttgcccttggagggtactgcggtttatacgaaccaaAGGAATTTGACATGCTGATAAACTttggtaaccacttaccgaaatccgagacatttcggttcgcaggtaccgaaacaattatttcggtaaacttctgccgaaaatggcctaattccagcgaccaaaGTACAAAAATCtaggacaaaaaaaaacttgatgtatttggttaaagctttggaccaaatacattcacttttgttgactaagttttacttatattttgggacggaagaaGTAATAGATTTTGTGAGACTGaccaaaatgaaattttttgtcACATGACCATTTGAGAATATATTGTGTCTCTTATCTTCTATTGAATTTTCACCAATGAATAAAGCCAAAACCAGACACCACCTAATAGAAGTTCACTTCTAACGTTGATGGTgtttttttatatcatatttgttattgCGATTTTAATCTAATCATCCCGTTGTATAATTTTTCCCGTGCGATAGTACATCGCACGGGTAGAAATACTAGTTATATTTTAGGACAGAAAATAGCAGTACTAGTATATTCTTACAACATTAAGCTTGGATTTTCTcaaaaaggcaaaaaaaactttagcAGCACTGAATTCTATATAGCCACTTCAATACTTTCTCTTTTAACTGAAGCAGAAATCTAGAATATTTATGTGGAGTCTCCACATAAAAGAGATAATGTGTCACGAAACGTCAATTATTCCAGCAACAATTGGAATGGTACTATGCATTAAAGCCACTTACAGATGAATACCCCGAGATACAATAGTCAGGATGCTGAAGCAAATTGCTAATGTGGTCTCTGTCTGCAATAGAAGGTTGGTTAAATTATATTAGAAAATAGTTCGTACAGCCATGTTGTTTCCAACTACATTATAATTTCTATAACAATCATAAGAATTCAATATTAGATTGGAACTTAACGAGGACTGGCTTTTGCAGTCTAAGTGACGTACATTTCATGATGGTGTTATGTGGTTTTGTAATTGATATTGCTATTGGAGGCATGAAGGTGTGAGGTACATGAACAAGGTGTGGAGGAAAAGAGAAATGATTCTTCCATTTCAAGTGGAAGGGACAGGGTTGCATTAACAAAGTGGTGGACATTGCCATTGGTGAAATGAATATGTTAAAGAAGAAATTCACCGTCTGATTTTCCAAACAAGGAAGATATGTGTTGGCCACATATATACTACGCTATCACAGCTAGGGTTTAACATGGATCAACTTGGGCTGATCGATTTTGGCTAAAACTGCAAAACGGACTATGGGAAATTTCAGTTTAGATTGGctttaaaattaaagttgttgtAGTATCACGGTTTCTTAGTTGGTCTAGCGATTGCCACTGAACTTGTTAgtccgcaactacgatcggaggggctgaaaccacttatGCCAGAACTGGcccgaaccagattaagcgGTCCAATGGGCCGGATAgtgaaaaacccaaaaaaaataaattgttgtagtatttatttgcataaacttttTTCGCAAGCTTAaaattaagggtccgtttggtaaaaataagctataagctagctgatagctgataagctagctgatagctgaaaagctagcttatagctgatagctgaaaagctagcttattgaaattaaagtgtttggtaaaattagctttaaaagtggttattaaatataaaattacataattgatagtgggtagtttattttttagagtgggtagttattaaattaaagggtaaaaatggaataaagtgtaaaaagctataagctataagctcaaatgctacttgaaatagcatctgaaaaaaagctataagctagtacaaaaagcttgttaccaaacacctctaattttttgaaacaagcttataagctcatataataagctataagctagcttatttgtgttaccaaacagagcctaagtcAATCCAAGGGCCGACAACAAATTTTCAATTTGGGTTGGGTTCGATTGAGTATTGGGTTAtcgacaatttatttttattttttgtaaataataataataataataaatcttattctaattctaattttGTAATTGATAACGAAGCAATGAATGAAGAAAAGATTGTAATAATTGGTTAATAAAAAAACTGTAATAATTACCTGAAGTTTGAGAACGGTGGTTTTTCCAGCAGCAGTGAGAACACTACCATGAGAACGATTGGAAAGAAAACCAGAAACCAAAATAAAAGCGGCGAAACCGACTAAGATAAGAAAGAAACTGGAGCCAGCACCAACTCCAAACCCAACGGCAGGTCCAAAGTAAACACCACCGCTAAACGGAGAAGGTCCATAATATGGAGTAGAGTAAGAAAACCCACCGTGGCATGATTTGCACTGTGACATACATCTTGTGGCTGAGATTGAGCCAAAGGCACCGTGCCAAAATAACTGCCTTTCCCGCTCAAAAGTCACCTAgacgtgatttttttttcctgataATAACTTCATTTGTCCAAAATAATCGACACTCGGGTCGGGCGTGTTTgattgctaaaaaataaggactGAAGTGGACATCTTAGTTTTAATGTGTTTGACATCAAAACTGTTCTAGGGACAGGACAAACTGATAGGGACTGGACAAAAATCTCTTGTCCCCTACTATATCATGGGATAACTTTTTGTCCTatgcacaagttgtctaaaatatcaaaataacattttgttcaccaaacatcgtataaagataaaaaaattcaacaccTTAAACTTTATTACGTGTTGTTCTGTTTTGTACTGTCATGtacttatattttgcagatcaaacggacccaAATTTTAATATTACAATAATTATTGCTTCACGGCGCTCATGCTATAAGTTTTGTGTCTATGtttaatatgatatgatagATGAACTTGATAATAATATCATGTCAATAGTGGCTATGGTTTTATGGTCTTTGTGGTGGCGACGAAACCAAAAATGTTGGAATAAATCTCTTTCAACAGTGTTCGAAACAGTTCATAGAATGCGTGATAATTTGCAGAATTGGAAGCAAGCTCGGTGCCCTGCTATAGCTCGTGCACGAACAGAAACAGCACCAGACCTGTTATCATGGAGTAAACCACCAAGAGGATCACTCAAAGTCTCATATGCAATATCGATGCTGCGTTCTACATGGCTGAACACTATGCGGACAAGCTTTATTCAAATCGAAACAGATTGTTTGCATGTTATGCATTGCCTTAATAACAAGAGCCAATATAATACCGAATTTGGGAGTATTCTTATGTAGTAACTTACTTTTGTTTAAAGATAATTGTAAGATCAGTTATATAAGGAGATAAGCTAATCGAATAGACCTTGGACAGAGGAAAACGATCCAAATGTATAGTGTTCAGACGCATAcacaataacaattaaaaaaaatattttgctttttgttgttatttgttattttgtgGGCCTAAACACTATGCATTAAGAATTTAACTCAATCTCTCCCCTATTTTATGCTTACAATATGACATCATAAGATCTCATTTATTCTTCCTCCTCCCCCACATTTATATTATcgtttgatgttttctctccccaccccccgtgattcttttataccccctgaatttccaattttatccttgcaaaaaacttcgatttataaaaatcgaagttttttttgccttgaaaaccgaaatttactctgaatttgtactagaaaaaattcggtttttgcgaaccgaagttttttgcaagggcaaaatcggaatattgggggtatagataaacaaaaatatgatGTATTTAGTTCTTGGTACATAGTAATATGTATGGACCAaacaacttttgttgaccaCGTGTCTCCTATAAAAATGACTTGACAGAATATATTTGTGAAGGAACTTATCCTACTCCTCCACCTAAAATCATTCCTCTCCGCCATAAATTAATGTGCAATATATAGTTTTTCCATCTTTACTCTTGAACTCCATACCAAATATATCATTGCCATGACTCTTGAACTCcatgtccaaatatataattgcCAGTGTTATTTACTCAATCACAACAGCTGACTTTTGAAATGACTTTCAAAACACTTTCGACAGCGCAATGAGTCTCAAATTTTTCAGCTCAAAAGAGAGTTTCTTAGCTACTCACAAGGTTCACTTTGCATCGGTCAATAACCCCCTATAAAAGCTTTTTAAATAAGCTTTTTATCTTGTAAATGCAACTTGCTATGCTTAAAAAagctttttaaaaaatgtatatacCAATAATACGCACAAACATACTCTGTAAAAGTCCACTGAATTCTACAGCAAAGAAATTTCTACTAAACAGAATGGACAACTATATAAAATTAAGGcgaaaaaattaattatctaTAATATGATACGTATTCTTCAGAGGAGATCCTATTGGGTAATATTTACAACTAATAAAAACAATGATTAAGAACCTTTATAACGACACAATGTCATACTGGTATTGGCCGCAGCTGTATAACCGTGGAAGGCGGGAAGCAGAGTGCAAGCATGCCATTGCAATTTACAAAGGCCTCAAAAGTGGGTAATCTTCAAGCAATTCCCGTTCTGAGAGAGTATCATTCTCATTTTGTGGAGTCCATAAAACCTCAACTGCCTGCAAGTAATTATAGTGACATCGTTTTAGAAAAAGGTACTAACATCTGAAAAGGACTTGCAAAATATTATCGATCTTACTAATAATTTGCTCGAAGGAATGGATCCAAGTTTTTGTAAAGCTTCCTTCAAGTTTCCACTTCCATTGATGCTAGGAATTTTAGTTTCTCCTTCAGCAGCTACCAAGATTGTTATCTGATATATAAGAACAAGGGTTAGAAGAAAGGTATATAAACCGTCCCCGTAGAACTTCATGTTTTCAAGTGATAAAGAATAAAGAATACTTGTATTACATAGTTAAGTTGAGCAAATCTATGACTTAATACTAATAGTTAAAACAAATTGTTTGTCTATTCTATGCTCTATTTCCTTTTTCAGTGAACAGATTTGCAGGACTTAAATTCGGAATAAAATCTGCagtcaaacaaaaataacaGCAGGTTCACATAGTTTAGTTCAGCTACATGTCTATTGATTTAGGAGACTAAACATATGCCTATTTGGACATAACTGTATAGGTTAGAGGGTGTTGACCtatgttagtaaaaaataagATGCACTACAGCTATGAATCGAGCAAGAATCCACTACGTTAATTGCCAAGGCGGGAGGTGACCCAATCAAATCATTACCATTAGACAATTACCAAGagagagaaagataaagaaaaacATACAATCCAAATTCAATCTTATTTCATTTGTTACCATAAGATCAAATTAAAACAAGCTACCTATTTCTTCAACCAGacaaatgtaatttttttttaagaagctaaattagcccacccaaattggcatcagagagaatcgaacctcagacctcaagagaagcacactcccaggtcccaagccaataccaatgcaccaacccaagtgggtccAGACAAATGTAATTAAACTCAAGTGAGTTGATGCATCAATCAGCAAAATTGAACTACAGGGGTATATTTGATGCATGTTGAATAACAAC
This genomic interval from Trifolium pratense cultivar HEN17-A07 linkage group LG6, ARS_RC_1.1, whole genome shotgun sequence contains the following:
- the LOC123890834 gene encoding probable serine/threonine-protein kinase WNK9; translated protein: MNGETDDSDFVEVDPTGRYGRYNEVLGKGASKTVYRAFDEYQGIEVAWNQIKLYDFLQNPEDLERLYCEIHLLKTLKHRNIMKFYTSWVDTANRNINFVTELFTSGTLRQYRQKHKRVNIRAVKHWCRQILQGLLYLHSHDPPVIHRDLKCDNIFINGNQGQVKIGDLGLAAVLRKSHAAHCVGTPEFMAPEVYEEDYNELVDIYSFGMCVLEMVTFEYPYSECSHPAQIYKKVSSGKKPDALYQVNDPEVREFIEKCLATVSLRLSARELLDDPFLRIDDDEYDLRSVDVEEFGDLGPLVCQSFLSLDRSYSNISTEYSNGFGYEVDWYSQPAEIEHGIELFECHDDEPSKDVDISIKGKKKDDGGIFLRLRMADKEGHIRNIYFPFDIELDTALSVATEMVAELDITDQDVTSIAGMIDGEIASLVPEWRTEPGIEETTNYENQSFCDNCVSSHTTVTDFLLHNEGGKNLQLRQCCTHGCTSMHGRFEEITYPSEEYDDNHISEDTPNMSSESDFLQYQESWDHHESRELSPVESTRSHSGEQYELLDKSPLTEDKREAVWENGFAPNAGNSLTNLSGNNYLSTVDSLYCGVKSDYENEIQHELRWLKAKYQMELRELRDKQLDLEAKSPHITSNHETTAETVNGFDNRIHFDNYGNYDSSYHSQEHKSHPNLDTRRAQNCAMTCSDEDVVTAKSFYTRLLLPDTLHRTVSLPVDAVDV